GTTGACGAGATTTGAAGAGATTTCAAATGTGGTTTTTATGAAGAAAGAAATATGGGTACTTCTTATTATCTGGGATTTTAAAATGGATAATAATGAGAAACTAATTCGTCTAGGTTTCGATATAGATCTTGCAAAAAACTATTATTTTGGGAAGGTTAACGATGGATTAATAGAAATGAAATATTTTGATCAAGAAGTATTAGATGAAGCTGAAATTCTTTATTTGGAATATGGGTCCTATTCATTTAGGGATATTTTACCATTAGTGCATTCAAGTGCTGGGTTTGATCTTGCAATGGAAAATACAGCAGGATTAAGTGCTTACTACATTTCTTTCTCCAAAGAGCCGGTATTATTAAATCTATATGATGATAGAGGTATGGAGTTATTGTCACATGATAAAAAGCTAATTGATTCAATAAGCAGGAAGTTCAGCCATTATTTATTGTGAAATTCACATCTTAATCATAACCGACTACCTTGATTACGGGGCAAGGATGTATATGCCGGAGGTGGGCAGATGGGGTGTTGTTGATGCGATGGCGTATCTTTATGAGAGCTGGTCTCCATATCATTATGCAGGAAATAACGCCATTGGCAATATCGACTTGGACGGTATGGCGTCGTTTGGGATCAATGGGAGTTCAGAGGACGAGAAATCGAATCCTGGTGCTTCGAGTACGGGTAATCAGATAATAAGTGATTGTCCAAGCTGCCCGAAAGGCAAGGCTTTCGACATGGAAACTAGATAAACTCCACAAAGATCACTGGGATGTAACAAATCCAAAGACAGGAAAAAAAGTCAAAGAAATCGACTTCAAAAATAATCAAATCTGGCCTGACGGAGCTAAAAATAAAAACAAACGATGAAATCAAAACATTCTTACACAGAATTCGAAAATACGCAACTGTGGAAAATAATTGAGAAAACTTTAAATGACTTGATTGAAAACCAGGATTTAGAGTTGACAACACGAAAAGGACATATAATTGGGTATTTCTGTAAAAACCTTGCAAATAATTTCAAATCATTTGAAGAATAGCCTGGAACCTCCGGTTGAATGACTCTGTCATCAGTATTAGTACCTGGGAAACAGGTTGGTCGGGGCTATGCAGAGGCGTTAGAGTTAGCGGGTTACTGAAGCCAATGTTTTGTGACACCATTTGTTAACGGAACTGGGCAGACCTTACAAAAGACGGATTATTATCCTTTTGGGTTGAGTATCAACCGGGATGGGGCAATACCGAAGGTACAGAACTGGATAAACCGGTATTTGTATAATGAGAAGGAATTGCAAGTGGGAAGCGGGTACCTGGATTACGGGGCGCGGATGTATATGGCGGAGGTTGGAAGGTGGGGAGGGGTGGATGGGATGGCGGAGAAAAATAATAACCAATCCGGTTATTCCTATGCCATAAACAATCCTATGCTTTTCACCGATCCCTTTGGTTTGAATACATCCAGAGCCAATGCGAATAAGCCAGTATATCAGGGTGATGTGATCGTTTTTGAGAATAGGTCAAGTGCGGCTCAAAGCGCGGATGAGGCTACTGTAAAAGGTCAAAAAACAAACAGTCGATCAGCTGATCTGACACTGCTCTCTCCGGGATCTTTTTCTTTGGTTTTAGGTCCCTGCACTATCCCAAGGGCCTTGCCTTTGCTGATACCGCTTGCTTACAGCATCCTGGACACTTATTTAAAGGGGGCATCTGTCATTCCGCATACTGCCGTCAGTTAGGAATTTCTGACTATTTTCACACTGACAAGCTAAACGGTAGCATTTTACTGGTGCATACCGCCGGATCAAGCCTTACTCTTCAACGATCATGAACAAATTCTTACTTTTCTGTTTCCTTTTGACGATATCCAACCTGTATGCGCAGAACAAAGGGAGGTCTGATGCATCCATAATCCTCGATACGGACATTGGTCCTGACTACGACGATGTGGGTGCGATGGCAGTGATGCATGCGCTTGCTGATAAAGGTGAACTGCGTCCGCTCGCAGTGATTGCTTCAAACAAGAATGAGCTGGTGGTGCCGGTGATCAGCATTCTTAATACCTATTTCGGACGTCCGGAGCTGCCGACGGGCGCGCCAAAAGGGCATGGAGCGGATTTTGGAGCATCTCAAAAGTGGCCTGAAATGCTGGTGGAGAAATACAAGCCCGGCATTGCGAAAACCTCCGACGCTCCCGACGCGGTGGAAACCTACCGTAAAATACTCGCCAAAGAACCTGACCGGAGCGTCACAATCATCACCATCGGGTTTCTGACTAACCTGGCCGATCTACTCGCTTCTAAACCCGATGCGATATCGCCGCTCGACGGCCCTGCGCTCGTGAAGAAAAAGGTGAAGCAGCTGGTCTCCATGGCTGGCAAATTCCCGCAGGGAAGAGAATACAATGTGTATGCAGATTCAGTATCCTCGGCCAAAGTTTTCTCGGAATGGCCGACGGAGATTTTGTTCAGCGGTTTTGAGATCGGCGAAAAGATCAAAACGGGCGTGAAAGTAGTTGCAAATGAGCGGTTGCAAAGTCCTGTCAGGGAAGTGTACGCAATGGCAATGCCTGTGAGCAAGGAAGATGCGGCCGGTCGTATGAGCTGGGACCAGACGGCTGTACTTGTTGCAGCACGGGGCGTTCAGCCTTATTTTGGATTGAAAAGAGGCAGGATCATTATTGAGGACGGAAATAATAAATGGCAGGATGATCCCATGGGCCCGCATGCTTATTTGACTCAAAATATGCCATCTGAGCAGGTAGTGGCCGTTATAGAGGGGCTGATGATGTGGGAAGGCAAAAAGTAGCAGGCGTTTTCAAAGCTTGATGAATATCTTCTTCCTATATAGTAAATAGGCAGGAATGAAATTGATGCAGACAAAAAACAATGCATAGAGCATACTGGCAAAGTTCACGCCCACTCCCAAGTCAGTTAATGCATTGACTGAAATGATGTTCAGCGTTTGTCCGCTAACAGGGAGCTGATAAAATAGCAACGCCAGGATATCGGCGAGCACATAGACGGCGATTGCGTTGGCACCGAATATCAGGCCAGGGGCAATTGCCCCTTTTTTGTTTTTAATATCAATTATAAAATACAAAGCGCCGAGTAACATGGAGGCGAAACCAGAAGTAACCAATACGAACGAGCTGGTCCAGAGATTTTCGTTGACCGGAAAAGTAAGTCCCCAGAAATAGCCGGCTGCCGCACTCAGCAATCCTGCCGACATCAGATAATTACTTTTTTCGTTAGGGGTTGCGGTGCCGAGCAGGATCCTGCCAGCCAACATGCCTGTTATTCCTGACACCATGGACGGAAAAGTACTCAGGATCCCTTCCGGGTCCCAGTTACCCTGCCACATTTTGCCGGGAAGATATTGCTGATCGACCCACGCAGCAAGGTTATTGCCCGGTTCCAGCATCACTTTTCCGATGCCGGGAGTTGGAATCAGGGTCATCGCCAGCCAGTATCCGATCAGGATCAGTATTCCCAGAGAGGCTTGCTGTTTTGCGGTCGTATTTAGAAAAAGCAGTGCGCATACCAGAAAAACGATGGCGATCCGGTGCAGCGTGCCGGTGTAACGCAGGTCAGAAAAGTCAAAGTTTGGCAGCATGTTCAGGAACATGCCGACAGCGAAAATTTTAATGGAGCGGAATAAGATCTTTTTGTACAGATCGGCCTTGGGACTGTTTTCTTGCCGCTTTTTTGAATATGCAAATGCAATAGAAACCCCCACTATAAAAAGAAATACGGGGGCTATAAGATCGGTAAAGGTGAGTCCGTTCCATTTGGTGTGGCTGAGCGTGGGGAACTTGTGCGCTTCACTGCCAGGAAAATTGACCATGATCATCGCCGCGATCGTGAAACCGCGCATCGTGTCCAGCGACAACAATCTGGAAGTAGTACCCGCTTGCCTATTCATTGAATTACTTTTTAAGGGATATTACATAGTTCCCTGAATGAAAGGCTATCTGATCAATAATTAAATGATTTTCGTTGCTGGTAATTCGGCGACACTAGTATATTTTGCCGACTAATCAGTATTACAAACACAGCCATCAAAGCTCAGGAACTGACTTCGTTTCACTGACATCAAAACAAATCAGCGTACAAAAATTATGAAGAAAATATTCCATTATCCGCTTTTTGCAATGATTGTAATACTGCTGACAAGCTGCGGTAAACAGGGAGAAATCAGCAAAGAGCAAGCGGAGAAAATCAGCGTTTCCTGGAAACTGGTCAGTAATTTCATCGAACCAGACGGCAGTTTTGAAGCCAGGTTCACGATCAGAAACGGCAGCGATTTCACGCTCGACGGGACAAACTGGAAGCTGTTTTTCAATATGTCCCCACGTCCGATTCATTCCAATAAAACCCCGCAGCCCGCCACTGTTGAGCATATCAACGGGGATTGGTATCAAATGGTAGCGGGCAAGGATTTCAAACTCAGTCCGGGAGATTCGGTAACGATTACCTATACAGGTACTGAGGGTGTGATCAAGGAAACCGATGCGCCACTGGGATTGTATTTCGTTTTTTATGATAAGGAAGGCAAGGAAAAGGATATTGTCGAGGTTGCTGAATATGCAATCGAACCTTTTACGGAGAAAGAGCAGATATTGAGGGGTAAACGCGACCTTTTAG
This Dyadobacter sp. UC 10 DNA region includes the following protein-coding sequences:
- a CDS encoding DUF3885 domain-containing protein encodes the protein MNKQEFIRDYKKLFSQNNEFKIRFEMGGNIRSKKKRVKQVLTRFEEISNVVFMKKEIWVLLIIWDFKMDNNEKLIRLGFDIDLAKNYYFGKVNDGLIEMKYFDQEVLDEAEILYLEYGSYSFRDILPLVHSSAGFDLAMENTAGLSAYYISFSKEPVLLNLYDDRGMELLSHDKKLIDSISRKFSHYLL
- a CDS encoding RHS repeat-associated core domain-containing protein: MTDYLDYGARMYMPEVGRWGVVDAMAYLYESWSPYHYAGNNAIGNIDLDGMASFGINGSSEDEKSNPGASSTGNQIISDCPSCPKGKAFDMETR
- a CDS encoding RHS repeat domain-containing protein gives rise to the protein MTPFVNGTGQTLQKTDYYPFGLSINRDGAIPKVQNWINRYLYNEKELQVGSGYLDYGARMYMAEVGRWGGVDGMAEKNNNQSGYSYAINNPMLFTDPFGLNTSRANANKPVYQGDVIVFENRSSAAQSADEATVKGQKTNSRSADLTLLSPGSFSLVLGPCTIPRALPLLIPLAYSILDTYLKGASVIPHTAVS
- a CDS encoding nucleoside hydrolase, translated to MNKFLLFCFLLTISNLYAQNKGRSDASIILDTDIGPDYDDVGAMAVMHALADKGELRPLAVIASNKNELVVPVISILNTYFGRPELPTGAPKGHGADFGASQKWPEMLVEKYKPGIAKTSDAPDAVETYRKILAKEPDRSVTIITIGFLTNLADLLASKPDAISPLDGPALVKKKVKQLVSMAGKFPQGREYNVYADSVSSAKVFSEWPTEILFSGFEIGEKIKTGVKVVANERLQSPVREVYAMAMPVSKEDAAGRMSWDQTAVLVAARGVQPYFGLKRGRIIIEDGNNKWQDDPMGPHAYLTQNMPSEQVVAVIEGLMMWEGKK
- a CDS encoding acyltransferase family protein — translated: MNRQAGTTSRLLSLDTMRGFTIAAMIMVNFPGSEAHKFPTLSHTKWNGLTFTDLIAPVFLFIVGVSIAFAYSKKRQENSPKADLYKKILFRSIKIFAVGMFLNMLPNFDFSDLRYTGTLHRIAIVFLVCALLFLNTTAKQQASLGILILIGYWLAMTLIPTPGIGKVMLEPGNNLAAWVDQQYLPGKMWQGNWDPEGILSTFPSMVSGITGMLAGRILLGTATPNEKSNYLMSAGLLSAAAGYFWGLTFPVNENLWTSSFVLVTSGFASMLLGALYFIIDIKNKKGAIAPGLIFGANAIAVYVLADILALLFYQLPVSGQTLNIISVNALTDLGVGVNFASMLYALFFVCINFIPAYLLYRKKIFIKL